Proteins from a single region of Nomascus leucogenys isolate Asia chromosome 21, Asia_NLE_v1, whole genome shotgun sequence:
- the JAGN1 gene encoding protein jagunal homolog 1 isoform X1: MASRAGPRAAGTDGSDFQHRERVAMHYQMSVTLKYEIKKLIYVHLVIWLLLVAKMSVGHLRLLSHDQVAMPYQWEYPYLLSILPSLLGLLSFPRNNISYLVLSMISMGLFSIAPLIYGSMEMFPAAQQLYRHGKAYRFLFGFSAVSVMYLVLVLAVQVHAWQLYYSKKLLDSWFTSTQEKKHK, from the exons ATGGCGTCTCGAGCAGGCCCGCGAGCGGCCGGCACCGACGGCAGCGACTTTCAGCACCGGGAGCGCGTCGCCATGCACTACCAGATGAG TGTGACCCTGAAGTATGAAATCAAGAAGCTGATCTACGTACATCTGGTCATATGGCTGCTGCTGGTTGCCAAGATGAGTGTGGGACACCTGAGGCTCTTGTCACATGATCAGGTGGCCATGCCCTATCAGTGGGAATACCCATATTTGCTGAGCATTTTGCCCTCTCTCTTGggccttctctcctttccccgCAACAACATTAGCTACCTGGTGCTCTCCATGATCAGCATGGGACTCTTTTCCATCGCTCCACTCATTTATGGCAGCATGGAGATGTTCCCTGCTGCACAGCAGCTCTACCGCCATGGCAAGGCCTACCGTTTCCTCTTTGGTTTTTCTGCCGTTTCCGTCATGTATCTGGTGTTGGTGTTGGCAGTCCAAGTGCATGCCTGGCAGTTGTACTACAGCAAGAAGCTTCTAGACTCTTGGTTCACCAGCACACAAGAGAAGAAGCATAAATGA
- the JAGN1 gene encoding protein jagunal homolog 1 isoform X2 has product MSVGHLRLLSHDQVAMPYQWEYPYLLSILPSLLGLLSFPRNNISYLVLSMISMGLFSIAPLIYGSMEMFPAAQQLYRHGKAYRFLFGFSAVSVMYLVLVLAVQVHAWQLYYSKKLLDSWFTSTQEKKHK; this is encoded by the coding sequence ATGAGTGTGGGACACCTGAGGCTCTTGTCACATGATCAGGTGGCCATGCCCTATCAGTGGGAATACCCATATTTGCTGAGCATTTTGCCCTCTCTCTTGggccttctctcctttccccgCAACAACATTAGCTACCTGGTGCTCTCCATGATCAGCATGGGACTCTTTTCCATCGCTCCACTCATTTATGGCAGCATGGAGATGTTCCCTGCTGCACAGCAGCTCTACCGCCATGGCAAGGCCTACCGTTTCCTCTTTGGTTTTTCTGCCGTTTCCGTCATGTATCTGGTGTTGGTGTTGGCAGTCCAAGTGCATGCCTGGCAGTTGTACTACAGCAAGAAGCTTCTAGACTCTTGGTTCACCAGCACACAAGAGAAGAAGCATAAATGA